One region of Brassica napus cultivar Da-Ae chromosome A10, Da-Ae, whole genome shotgun sequence genomic DNA includes:
- the BNAA10G00980D gene encoding protein COP1 SUPPRESSOR 2 — protein sequence MPPKRNFRKRPLEEEEEEDEQSKAASSEEEEKRRLALEEVKFLQKLRERKLGIPALSTAQNSTGKGKTAEKAEAEGEKEELVLQDTFAQETAVLIEDPNMVKYVEQELAKKRGKSLEDAEEVENELKRVEDELYKIPDHLKVKKRSSEESSTQWTTGIAEVQLPIEYKLKNIEETEAAKKLLQEKRLTGRPKSEFNIPSSYSADYFQRGKDYAEKLRREHPELYKDKGPRADGEGPKPSTTNNNATDSGNTRQAATDQIMMERFRKRERNRVMRR from the exons ATGCCGCCGAAGAGAAATTTCAGGAAACGTCCGttagaggaggaggaagaagaagatgagcaaAGTAAAGCAGCGAgctcagaagaagaagagaaacgaaG ATTGGCATTGGAAGAGGTGAAGTTTTTACAGAAGCTGAGAGAGAGGAAGCTAGGGATCCCAGCTTTGTCCACGGCGCAGAATAGCACGGGGAAAGGGAAAACAGCTGAGAAAGCTGAAGCGGAAGGAGAGAAAGAGGAGCTTGTGTTGCAGGATACTTTTGCTCAAGAGACTGCTGTTTTGATTGAAGATCCCAACAT GGTAAAGTACGTTGAACAAGAACTTGCTAAGAAAAGGGGGAAGAGTCTTGAGGATGCAGAGGAGGTTGAGAATGAGTTGAAGCGAGTGGAAGATGAGTTGTATAAGATCCCTGATCATCTTAAA GTTAAGAAGCGTAGCTCCGAAGAGAGCTCAACACAGTGGACTACTGGAATAGCTGAAGTGCAACTACCAATAGA ATACAAGCTGAAGAACATTGAAGAAACGGAAGCGGCCAAGAAGCTTCTTCAAGAGAAGAGGCTTACGGGTCGGCCAAAATCAGAGTTTAACATTCCGTCTAGTTACAGTGCAGATTATTTCCAACGCGGGAAAGATTATGCTGAAAAGCTTAGAAGAG AACATCCCGAGTTATACAAAGATAAAGGACCTCGAGCTGATGGGGAAGGACCTAAACCGTCTACTACTAACAATAATGCTACGGATTCAGGGAATACCAGACAAGCTGCAACTGACCAGATCATGATGGAACGGTTCCGCAAGAGAGAGCGTAACCGTGTGATGAGGAGATAA
- the LOC106370926 gene encoding germin-like protein subfamily 2 member 2 encodes MMNSKNFITIVLSCIIASIHAYDPDALQDLCVADKSHGTKLNGFPCKEMSNITSSDFFFAGISSPAVINSTMGSAVTGANVEKIPGLNTLSVSLARIDYAPGGLNPPHTHPRATEVVFVLEGELEVGFITTSNKLFSQTIKTGEVFVFPRGLVHFQKNNGKSPASVLCAFNSQLPGTVSVAATLFAADPALPEDVLTKTFQVGSKMVDKIKERLSTKK; translated from the exons ATGAtgaattcaaaaaatttcattaCCATCGTGCTATCTTGCATTATTGCTTCGATTCATGCATACGATCCCGATGCCCTTCAAGATCTCTGCGTTGCTGATAAATCTCATG GAACCAAGTTGAACGGGTTCCCATGCAAAGAAATGTCAAACATCACATCGTCCGACTTTTTCTTCGCTGGAATCTCAAGCCCCGCCGTCATAAACTCCACAATGGGCTCAGCCGTGACGGGAGCCAACGTGGAGAAGATCCCAGGGCTCAACACTCTCTCAGTTTCCCTAGCACGTATAGACTACGCACCGGGTGGCTTAAACCCACCTCACACTCACCCACGCGCCACAGAAGTCGTTTTTGTCCTCGAAGGAGAGCTCGAAGTTGGGTTTATCACAACATCAAACAAGCTTTTCTCACAAACCATTAAGACTGGTGAAGTTTTTGTTTTCCCAAGAGGACTTGTCCATTTTCAAAAGAATAATGGAAAATCTCCGGCATCTGTTTTGTGTGCGTTTAATAGTCAGTTACCTGGAACGGTTTCTGTTGCGGCAACACTTTTTGCGGCCGATCCTGCTTTGCCGGAAGATGTGTTGACAAAGACATTTCAGGTGGGATCTAAGATGGTTGACAAGATTAAAGAAAGGCTCTCTACCAAGAAATAA
- the LOC106370921 gene encoding transcription factor HFR1-like gives MLNKQGFMELGWNNDVESLAVKDQGISERARSDKERLITGFKSSYGYVDHDQTDIQFQTVPEIHREEEISEKDLTLAVPDEHSETGDHHDHQTYDFSDNQNYLRNKHVKPKRSRIEIFSDDESEGFTREVPTVTRKGFKGRRNDMLSNKMRKLQKLLPNCHKEDTVSVLDKAIEYMKDLQLQLQVMSIMGMNPYFAQATLNFGMHNHLVTAMAIAQGINLVNQTTSSPLIPASNSLLPPFSNLLIPHTSNQSLFPTTALPASSTQCLCGLVPFPKFP, from the exons AT GTTAAATAAACAAGGATTCATGGAGCTGGGGTGGAACAACGACGTTGAATCACTTGCTGTGAAAGATCAGGGTATATCAGAAAGAGCAAGAAGTGATAAAGAACGTCTCATCACCGGCTTTAAATCGAGCTACGGCTACGTTGATCATGATCAAACTGATATTCAGTTTCAAACTGTTCCAGAGATTCatagagaagaagaaatctcGGAGAAAGACTTGACGTTGGCTGTCCCTGATGAACATTCTGAAACTGGTGATCATCATGATCATCAAACCTATGACTTTTCAGATAATCaaaattatttgagaaacaaGCATGTGAAGCCAAAACGGTCTCGTATCGAGATCTTCAGTGAT GATGAATCGGAGGGGTTCACAAGAGAAGTTCCTACAGTGACAAGAAAAGGTTTCAAGGGAAGAAGAAACGATATGTTGAGTAACAAGATGCGTAAGCTACAAAAACTGTTACCTAATTGTCACAAG GAGGACACGGTTTCTGTTCTCGATAAAGCCATTGAGTATATGAAAGATCTTCAACTTCAACTCCAG GTGATGTCTATAATGGGGATGAATCCTTATTTTGCTCAAGCGACATTAAACTTTGGAATGCACAACCACCTTGTGACGGCGATGGCTATAGCTCAGGGTATAAATCTGGTGAATCAAACAACGTCGTCACCGTTAATCCCGGCGTCGAATTCGCTGTTGCCACCGTTTAGTAATCTATTAATCCCACACACATCTAACCAATCTCTCTTTCCTACAACAGCATTACCAGCTTCTTCTACTCAATGTCTTTGCGGTTTGGTTCCTTTTCCCAAGTTTCCTTGA
- the LOC106370913 gene encoding protoporphyrinogen oxidase 1, chloroplastic encodes MDLSLLRPQPFLSPFSNPFPRSRPYKPLNLRCSVSGGSVVGSSTIEGGGGGKTVTADCVIVGGGISGLCIAQALVTKHPDAAKNVMVTEAKDRVGGNIITREEQGFLWEEGPNSFQPSDPMLTMVVDSGLKDDLVLGDPTAPRFVLWNGKLRPVPSKLTDLPFFDLMSIGGKIRAGFGAIGIRPSPPGREESVEEFVRRNLGDEVFERLIEPFCSGVYAGDPAKLSMKAAFGKVWKLEENGGSIIGGAFKAIQAKNKAPKTTRDPRLPKPKGQTVGSFRKGLTMLPEAISARLGDKVKVSWKLSSITKLASGEYSLTYETPEGIVTVQSKSVVMTVPSHVASSLLRPLSDSAAEALSKLYYPPVAAVSISYAKEAIRSECLIDGELKGFGQLHPRTQKVETLGTIYSSSLFPNRAPPGRVLLLNYIGGATNTGILSKSEGELVEAVDRDLRKMLIKPSSTDPLVLGVKVWPQAIPQFLIGHIDLVDAAKASLSSSGHEGLFLGGNYVAGVALGRCVEGAYETATQVNDFMSRYAYK; translated from the exons ATGGATTTATCTCTTCTCCGTCCGCAGCCATTCCTATCGCCATTCTCAAATCCATTTCCTCGGTCGCGTCCCTACAAGCCTCTCAACCTCCGTTGCTCCGTATCCGGTGGATCCGTCGTCGGCTCTTCTACAATCGAAGGCGGAGGAGGAGGTAAAACCGTCACGGCGGACTGCGTGATCGTCGGCGGAGGAATCAGCGGCCTGTGCATTGCGCAAGCGCTCGTGACGAAGCACCCAGACGCTGCAAAGAATGTGATGGTGACGGAGGCGAAGGACCGTGTGGGAGGGAATATCATCACGCGAGAGGAGCAAGGGTTTCTATGGGAAGAAGGTCCCAATAGCTTTCAGCCGTCTGATCCTATGCTCACTATGGTG GTAGATAGTGGTTTGAAAGATGATCTAGTCTTGGGAGATCCTACTGCTCCGAGGTTTGTGTTGTGGAATGGGAAGCTGAGGCCGGTTCCGTCGAAGCTAACTGACTTGCCTTTctttgacttgatgagtatTGGAGGGAAGATTAGAGCTGGGTTTGGTGCCATTGGTATTCGACCTTCACCTCCG GGTCGTGAGGAATCAGTGGAAGAGTTTGTAAGGCGTAATCTTGGTGATGAGGTTTTTGAGCGCTTGATTGAACCCTTTTGCTCAG GTGTTTATGCGGGAGATCCTGCGAAACTGAGTATGAAAGCAGCTTTTGGGAAGGTTTGGAAGCTAGAGGAGAATGGTGGGAGCATCATTGGTGGTGCTTTTAAGGCAATTCAAGCGAAAAATAAAGCTCCCAAGACAACCCGAGATCC GCGTCTGCCAAAGCCAAAGGGCCAAACTGTTGGTTCTTTCAGGAAAGGACTCACAATGCTGCCAGAGGCAATCTCCGCAAG GTTGGGTGACAAGGTGAAAGTTTCTTGGAAGCTCTCAAGTATCACTAAGCTGGCCAGCGGAGAATATAGCTTAACTTACGAAACTCCGGAGGGTATAGTCACTGTACAGAGCAAAAGTGTAGTGATGACTGTGCCATCTCATGTTGCTAGTAGTCTCTTGCGCCCTCTCTCT GATTCTGCAGCTGAAGCGCTCTCAAAACTCTACTATCCGCCAGTTGCAGCCGTATCCATCTCATACGCGAAAGAAGCAATCCGAAGCGAATGCTTAATAGATGGTGAACTAAAAGGGTTCGGCCAGTTGCATCCACGCACGCAAAAAGTGGAAACTCTTG GAACAATATACAGTTCATCGCTCTTTCCCAACCGAGCACCGCCTGGAAGAGTATTGCTATTGAACTACATCGGTGGAGCTACCAACACTGGGATCTTATCAAAG TCGGAAGGTGAGTTAGTGGAAGCAGTAGATAGAGACTTGAGGAAGATGCTGATAAAGCCAAGCTCGACCGATCCACTTGTACTTGGAGTAAAAGTATGGCCTCAAGCCATTCCTCAGTTTCTGATAGGTCACATTGATTTGGTAGACGCAGCGAAAGCATCGCTCTCGTCATCTGGTCATGAGGGCTTATTCTTGGGTGGAAATTACGTTGCCGGTGTAGCATTGGGTCGGTGTGTGGAAGGTGCTTATGAAACTGCAACCCAAGTGAATGATTTCATGTCAAGGTATGCTTACAAGTAA